Below is a genomic region from bacterium.
GCTGCGCCGGTGGATGATCTGCCATATCTGGAGGTTGCGATCGAGGAGGGGAGGGTCGCCTCGATGAAGTATCTTGTCCGCGACCCAGCTGGGCGCTGCGATCCGCGCGCGTTGTTTCCGGCAGCCAAATCGGTCATCTGCTGCGCGCTGGCCCACAGGTTTGCGCGCGGCGCGGATTATCACGACGAGGTGAAGCAAAAGCTAGGGCTGCTGTGGGATGCGATAAGGGGGCGTGCGCCCGACGCGCGCGCGAAGATTTGCGTGGACACAAGTCCGATACTTGAGAAGGCGCTGGCGCAGCGGGCGGGCCTGGGCTGGATCGGAAAGCACACGGTGCTCGTGAACCGAGAGCTGGGATCGTGGTTTGTGCTCGGCGAGATCATCACCGATCTTGAGATTGAGCCCGATCCTCCGCACGATGATCTCTGCGGCGATTGCACGAAGTGTCTGGAGGCGTGTCCCACGCGCGCGATAATATCGCCGCGCGAGCTCGATGCGCGGAAGTGCATCTCCTTTCTCACGCTCGAGGCCCCGCGTTTGCGCTCAGCCGGCAGCGAATTGCAGGCAGCGACCCGCGGATTTTCCTACGGTTGCGACATCTGCCAGGAGGCGTGTCCCTACAATGCATTTGATCTTTTCATGTAGTGGCGGTTTTGGTAGATTTTTCCCTGTTCATCTTTTTAAAAC
It encodes:
- the queG gene encoding tRNA epoxyqueuosine(34) reductase QueG, whose amino-acid sequence is MKNLIKKSAVECGFSLCGVSSAAPVDDLPYLEVAIEEGRVASMKYLVRDPAGRCDPRALFPAAKSVICCALAHRFARGADYHDEVKQKLGLLWDAIRGRAPDARAKICVDTSPILEKALAQRAGLGWIGKHTVLVNRELGSWFVLGEIITDLEIEPDPPHDDLCGDCTKCLEACPTRAIISPRELDARKCISFLTLEAPRLRSAGSELQAATRGFSYGCDICQEACPYNAFDLFM